The Williamsoniiplasma somnilux genome includes a window with the following:
- the glpK gene encoding glycerol kinase GlpK: MEKYVVTLDEGTTSARTLITNRKGEIIGIDQAEFTQFFPQEGWVEHDAIEIWNAQHKTLVQALNKAKIKGDQVEVIGITNQRETVVLWNKTTGLPIYNAIVWQDQRTAKYCEDMNQEQVDMIREKTGLISNPYFSGTKVKWILDNVPGARQLANENNLMFGTINTWLIYRLSGGEVFVTDHTNAQRTLMYNIHTNDWDDELLALFNIPRNILPEIKSCSEIYGLTYPGILSKSDKTQIKVGSSIGDQQSALFGQLCVDEGQSKITYGTGCFILMNTGEQRVVSSHGLLTTVALAYQGKITYALEGSVMIAGAAIQWLRDNLRLIYNAIETEWYAGQVDDDRRVYVVPSFTGLGSPYWDSYSRGAIFGLDRGTKREHIVRATLEAIAYQAYDVISAMQKDIKKDLASLKVDGGASRNKFIMQFQSDITQTKVIKPKNVETTAMGAAYLAGLATGYWKDVEEIKKNYQIDFELQPSINKNKANSLIKGWQEAVKRTFSWTKDIQ, from the coding sequence ATGGAAAAATACGTTGTAACACTAGATGAAGGTACCACAAGTGCCAGAACACTAATAACTAATCGTAAGGGAGAAATAATTGGAATTGACCAAGCCGAATTTACTCAATTTTTTCCTCAAGAAGGATGAGTAGAACATGATGCAATTGAAATTTGAAACGCTCAACACAAAACATTAGTTCAAGCACTTAACAAAGCAAAAATTAAAGGTGATCAAGTTGAAGTCATCGGAATTACCAATCAACGTGAAACTGTTGTTTTATGAAATAAAACAACAGGGTTACCAATTTATAATGCCATCGTTTGACAAGACCAAAGAACAGCTAAATATTGCGAAGACATGAATCAAGAACAAGTTGATATGATTAGAGAAAAAACAGGATTAATCTCTAATCCTTACTTTTCAGGAACTAAAGTTAAATGAATTTTAGATAATGTTCCTGGCGCTCGTCAATTAGCTAATGAAAATAACTTAATGTTTGGAACGATTAATACTTGATTAATTTATCGTTTATCAGGTGGTGAAGTTTTTGTGACTGATCACACTAATGCCCAAAGAACATTAATGTATAACATTCATACTAATGATTGAGATGATGAATTATTAGCCTTATTTAACATTCCTCGAAACATTCTACCCGAAATTAAAAGTTGTAGTGAAATTTACGGTTTAACTTACCCTGGAATTTTATCAAAATCAGATAAAACCCAAATTAAAGTTGGGTCTTCAATTGGAGATCAACAGTCAGCGCTATTTGGACAACTTTGTGTTGATGAAGGTCAATCAAAAATTACTTATGGAACAGGATGTTTTATTTTAATGAATACTGGAGAACAACGCGTTGTTTCTAGTCATGGATTGTTAACAACGGTTGCCTTAGCTTATCAAGGTAAAATAACTTATGCTCTAGAAGGTTCTGTAATGATTGCTGGAGCAGCTATTCAATGATTACGTGATAATTTACGATTAATTTATAACGCAATCGAAACAGAGTGATATGCAGGACAAGTTGATGATGATCGTCGTGTTTATGTTGTCCCATCATTTACTGGGTTAGGTTCTCCTTACTGAGATTCATATTCACGTGGAGCAATTTTTGGTCTTGATCGCGGAACTAAAAGAGAACACATTGTGCGAGCAACATTAGAAGCGATTGCTTACCAAGCTTATGATGTTATTAGTGCAATGCAAAAAGATATTAAAAAAGATTTAGCATCTCTGAAAGTTGATGGGGGAGCATCACGTAACAAATTTATTATGCAATTTCAATCAGACATCACTCAAACAAAAGTAATTAAACCTAAAAACGTTGAAACTACTGCAATGGGAGCTGCTTATTTAGCTGGATTAGCAACAGGTTATTGAAAAGATGTTGAAGAAATCAAAAAAAATTATCAAATTGATTTTGAACTACAACCATCAATTAATAAAAACAAAGCTAATTCCTTAATTAAAGGCTGACAAGAAGCAGTTAAAAGAACTTTTAGTTGAACAAAAGATATTCAATAA
- a CDS encoding MIP/aquaporin family protein — protein MTDIGRLLITEFFGTAILITLGNGIVANVVLKGTKAQNVGWLSICIGWGTAVFTAAIISSAFKGGQGWLNPAVMLAAAFADFDGIKNAFAIFNNGEMVGILIGVLALEIFGAILGSLIVDIVYINHIKLVLNDKSDLECKGTILGMHSTGPTDKSMINSFLMEFVATAVLVTAILAIGQYGTIPKFFVPIIVGAIVIGIGLSLGGTTGYAINPARDLGPRIVHQLLPLKGKGGSDWKYSWVPIAAPMSAGLIIGLIFSAL, from the coding sequence ATGACAGATATAGGTAGATTATTAATTACTGAATTTTTTGGAACAGCAATCTTAATTACTTTAGGAAATGGAATAGTTGCAAATGTTGTTTTAAAAGGCACGAAAGCTCAAAATGTTGGGTGATTATCAATTTGTATAGGATGAGGGACTGCGGTATTCACGGCTGCAATAATTTCTTCTGCTTTCAAAGGTGGACAAGGATGATTAAATCCAGCAGTTATGTTAGCTGCTGCTTTCGCTGATTTTGATGGAATTAAAAATGCATTTGCAATTTTTAACAACGGTGAAATGGTTGGAATTTTAATTGGTGTTTTAGCTCTTGAAATTTTTGGAGCAATTTTAGGTTCGTTAATTGTGGATATAGTTTATATTAATCACATTAAATTAGTTCTAAATGATAAGAGTGACTTGGAATGTAAAGGAACAATTCTTGGGATGCACTCAACCGGACCAACAGATAAATCAATGATAAATTCATTTTTGATGGAATTTGTAGCAACAGCTGTTTTGGTAACAGCGATATTAGCAATTGGACAATACGGAACTATTCCTAAATTTTTTGTTCCAATTATAGTTGGAGCAATTGTGATAGGGATAGGACTATCATTGGGTGGTACCACCGGATATGCAATTAATCCAGCTCGTGACCTAGGTCCAAGAATTGTGCATCAATTATTACCCTTAAAAGGAAAGGGTGGCTCAGATTGAAAATATTCTTGAGTCCCAATTGCTGCACCTATGTCTGCAGGACTAATTATTGGACTAATTTTTTCAGCATTATAG
- a CDS encoding pyrroline-5-carboxylate reductase family protein: protein MKILFIGLGHMGSALIKGINRENNEHQVYGYHYDDNKLKILAKELNIKPFNDLTKIKKQEFDVIFLGVRVPVMPEVIKNLDKNDLGKTIIISMASGYAIQKISSGFSNNKNLTIIRIMPNINANYQRSTTGITLIEDKKIETNIVKLLEKCGSVFLINEEEFSNFTIAAGCMPAYALTYVNEFQKAVIANGMDSQKAKEILIDTFIQTLESWKLTQNSAESIINAISVSGGVTIEALKVFKKNNLEKTIAEAYEAAIHKDKNH, encoded by the coding sequence ATGAAAATTTTATTTATTGGATTAGGACATATGGGATCAGCTTTGATTAAAGGAATTAATCGCGAAAATAATGAACATCAAGTTTATGGTTATCATTATGATGACAACAAACTAAAAATTTTAGCAAAGGAACTAAACATCAAACCCTTTAATGATTTGACTAAAATCAAAAAACAAGAATTTGATGTTATTTTCTTAGGAGTTAGGGTACCAGTAATGCCTGAAGTAATTAAGAATTTAGATAAAAATGATTTGGGCAAAACAATCATTATTTCAATGGCTTCTGGTTATGCGATTCAAAAGATTTCATCAGGATTCTCAAATAACAAAAATCTTACAATTATTAGAATAATGCCTAACATAAATGCAAATTATCAAAGATCAACAACAGGAATAACTTTAATTGAAGACAAAAAAATAGAAACTAATATAGTTAAACTTTTAGAGAAATGTGGATCAGTCTTTTTAATTAATGAAGAAGAGTTTTCTAATTTTACAATAGCAGCTGGATGCATGCCCGCTTATGCTTTGACATATGTAAATGAATTTCAAAAAGCAGTTATTGCTAACGGAATGGACTCTCAAAAAGCTAAGGAAATTTTAATAGACACATTTATTCAAACTTTAGAATCATGAAAATTAACCCAAAATAGTGCTGAAAGTATTATTAATGCCATTTCAGTTTCTGGCGGAGTTACTATTGAGGCTCTTAAAGTTTTTAAAAAAAATAATTTAGAAAAAACAATTGCAGAAGCTTATGAAGCAGCAATTCACAAAGATAAAAACCATTAG
- a CDS encoding ABC-F family ATP-binding cassette domain-containing protein → MSVLFIEGLTHQNGGKILYRDSTLRVNKGEHIGLLGANGTGKTTLLNIITGRITPDHGIVELHPRAKMGYLDQHQDVDLNILGIDYLKDAYKDLYVMQDKINKIYEDMAIEYNEDDLIKALAWQEELSLKGFDTIEKTIGNLVAGLGINPENLNKTLGQLSGGQRGKILLAKLLLKNDDFILLDEPTNFLDVEQVEWLANFLQNYENSYLLISHDVDFINKTVDIIYAIENQEINRYVGNYDKYLELSQQRAEQYDAARESQQQQIAKLKDYVARNAARASTARSAQSRQKQLDKMDVMDERRDLVKPKMKFKYKRPNSAVVVKAENLEIGYGFALTHPLTFELREGEKCIVRGYNGIGKTTFLNTIEGSLKPVSGKIMLGNGVDIAYFHQLEHNGDETPIAYLMSLYPEMLEGEVRATIGKFGVKSELMLNPMNKLSGGEQTKVRLAALSLEPASLLILDEPTNHIDVLAKEALLEAIKAFEGTVLITTHDINFETKWADKVLNFEDLVE, encoded by the coding sequence ATGAGTGTACTTTTTATTGAAGGACTAACCCATCAAAATGGTGGAAAAATTTTATACAGAGATTCAACACTAAGAGTTAATAAAGGTGAACACATCGGACTTCTTGGTGCTAATGGAACTGGTAAAACAACATTATTAAATATTATTACCGGGAGAATCACTCCTGATCACGGAATTGTTGAATTGCATCCTCGTGCAAAAATGGGATATTTAGATCAACACCAAGATGTTGATTTAAATATTTTAGGTATTGATTATTTAAAAGATGCCTATAAAGATCTTTATGTTATGCAAGATAAAATTAACAAAATCTACGAAGATATGGCCATTGAATATAATGAAGATGATTTAATTAAAGCTTTGGCTTGACAAGAAGAATTATCTTTAAAAGGTTTTGACACTATTGAAAAAACCATCGGAAACTTGGTTGCTGGATTAGGAATTAACCCAGAAAACCTTAACAAGACTTTGGGACAATTATCTGGTGGTCAAAGAGGAAAAATTTTGTTAGCAAAACTATTATTAAAAAATGATGATTTTATTTTACTAGATGAACCCACTAACTTTTTAGATGTTGAACAAGTCGAGTGACTTGCTAACTTTTTACAAAATTATGAAAATTCATATTTACTAATTTCACATGATGTAGATTTTATTAATAAAACTGTTGATATTATTTATGCAATTGAAAATCAAGAAATTAATCGTTATGTTGGAAACTACGATAAATATTTAGAACTTTCGCAACAACGCGCTGAACAATATGATGCTGCTCGTGAATCTCAACAACAGCAAATTGCTAAACTAAAAGATTATGTAGCGAGAAATGCTGCTCGTGCTTCAACTGCTCGCTCTGCCCAATCACGTCAAAAACAACTTGATAAAATGGATGTCATGGATGAACGACGTGATTTAGTAAAACCAAAGATGAAGTTCAAATATAAACGCCCTAATTCAGCAGTGGTTGTTAAGGCTGAAAACTTAGAGATCGGATATGGTTTTGCTTTAACTCACCCCTTAACTTTCGAATTGCGTGAAGGAGAAAAATGTATTGTTCGTGGTTATAACGGAATTGGTAAAACCACTTTCTTAAACACTATCGAAGGTTCTCTCAAACCTGTCTCAGGAAAAATCATGTTAGGAAACGGTGTTGATATTGCTTATTTCCACCAACTTGAACATAATGGCGATGAAACTCCAATCGCTTACTTGATGAGCCTTTATCCCGAAATGCTTGAAGGCGAAGTTAGAGCAACAATCGGAAAATTTGGAGTTAAATCAGAATTGATGTTAAATCCAATGAACAAATTATCTGGAGGAGAACAAACTAAAGTTAGGCTCGCTGCTTTAAGTTTAGAACCTGCATCTTTATTAATTTTAGATGAGCCCACTAATCATATTGATGTGTTAGCCAAAGAAGCGCTATTAGAGGCAATTAAAGCTTTTGAAGGAACTGTTTTGATTACAACCCATGATATTAACTTCGAAACTAAATGAGCTGATAAAGTTTTAAACTTTGAAGATTTAGTTGAATAA
- a CDS encoding TatD family hydrolase: MKKNLIFDCHTHLNDETYEEQNIPIEEIIEEANNAGVGYLLNCAFSVASSEKAIEQAHKFENIFVAVGIHPNEVQNHKISDLKKLKILTQDSSVVAIGEVGLDYFYQKEDAEIQKQWFKDQIEIAQERDLTLMMHIRDAKGIYEAYDDVLEILEEFKPNRMIVHCFSANLEYAKKFIDLGCWINIGGAVTFKNAKELQEATAWIPLEKILVETDAPYLTPHPFRGQMNFPKNIILTVEKIAELKNLSKDEIISATTENAFKAFNIFS, encoded by the coding sequence ATGAAAAAAAATTTAATTTTTGATTGTCACACACATTTAAATGACGAAACTTATGAAGAACAAAATATTCCAATTGAGGAAATTATTGAAGAAGCAAACAATGCAGGTGTTGGCTATCTTTTAAATTGCGCTTTCTCTGTTGCTTCTTCTGAAAAAGCGATTGAACAAGCCCATAAATTTGAAAATATTTTTGTTGCTGTAGGAATTCATCCAAACGAAGTTCAAAATCACAAAATTAGTGATCTTAAAAAATTAAAAATTTTAACCCAGGATTCTTCTGTTGTAGCAATTGGGGAAGTTGGATTAGATTACTTTTATCAAAAAGAAGATGCTGAAATTCAAAAGCAATGATTTAAAGATCAAATAGAAATTGCTCAAGAAAGAGACCTTACTTTAATGATGCACATTCGTGATGCAAAAGGAATTTATGAAGCTTATGATGATGTTTTAGAAATACTAGAAGAGTTTAAACCTAATAGAATGATTGTTCATTGTTTTTCGGCTAATTTAGAGTATGCTAAAAAATTTATAGATTTAGGGTGTTGAATAAACATCGGTGGTGCAGTAACGTTTAAAAATGCTAAAGAACTACAAGAAGCAACAGCTTGAATACCTTTAGAAAAAATTTTGGTAGAAACAGACGCGCCCTATTTAACACCACACCCTTTTAGAGGACAAATGAATTTTCCTAAAAATATCATTTTAACTGTTGAAAAAATAGCTGAATTAAAAAACCTGTCAAAAGATGAAATAATTTCAGCAACAACAGAAAATGCTTTTAAAGCTTTTAATATATTTTCATAA
- a CDS encoding HAD-IC family P-type ATPase, whose amino-acid sequence MKSKNKEINFKYEREQKVIDIANSSFEELANKLDSKIGLSPEDRQHNESKFGKNQTITKNFAHWKKILGVLVEPFNLLLLGIGLANFFIYFFNDREVIDLISGFIVISMIFLTGSVDYIQEYKAYKSNIELHKMVENGIWVVDKEINFSELKSSVSLKKNLIKIDQSHLTIGDVIYLNNGDVIPTDIRIIWSNQLMIDESTLTGESEALVKHTKNKNKQLLDLENIGFSQTIITNGSCFGVVINIAEQNYAISILKIAEEKNGESDYEKGLSKITKILVVSILSMIPIILLASGLRTGAWVQALIFSLSIAVSLTPEALPAIISSNLQLGAKKMAKNKVVVKNLAVVQNMGSVNVLCTDKTGTLTLDEVKLNDCVDINKTSQDQLNKLLFINSFLQQNLSNKIDQAVVKKLSNIQIPKNIKLLSEEPFSHITRCLSLLVDIEGKKTQISKGSVEEMLKMINFVNDNGQIVDFNKSYLLKINEQIEQLTKQGYRTLILASKKTDKITHKNLIFEGIVSFQEVIKPGIKKIIETIYKYNIDLKILTGDASNIATKIAELIKLRKIKTITGDLIQKLSKTELNELINTVNIFAKLSPLDKANIVNNLQSNKKVVAFLGDGVNDAVALKTADVGISVNNGTPLAKAAADVILLEKDLDVLEKSFIKGRQIFTNAIKYIKITVACNLGLMLTLLISTFWFGFEAMSPLQLLLQNLIYDFSNLVFVFDKVDDYSIKKPLSWNVKTIIPFAFWNGLVSTLISIVNFLIIGYVMGMFGQIAGVNGEFAIKQFQTMFFLESLFTHMVLIIVYRTEKISLIQSRPSWQLVAGMSFFAGIAFMITYIHQISHVINFEIPSSIWLAYLFGILLLAWIIGEIAKKSYIKIFKNWF is encoded by the coding sequence GTGAAAAGTAAAAATAAAGAAATCAATTTCAAATATGAACGAGAACAAAAAGTTATTGATATTGCTAATTCTTCATTTGAAGAATTAGCAAATAAACTTGATTCCAAAATTGGACTTAGTCCAGAAGACAGACAACATAACGAATCCAAATTTGGTAAGAACCAAACTATTACTAAAAATTTTGCTCACTGAAAAAAAATTTTAGGAGTTCTAGTTGAACCTTTTAATTTGTTGTTGCTAGGCATTGGGTTAGCTAATTTTTTTATATATTTTTTTAACGATCGTGAAGTGATTGATTTAATTTCTGGGTTTATTGTTATTTCAATGATCTTTTTAACTGGTTCAGTAGATTATATTCAAGAATATAAAGCTTATAAATCTAATATTGAACTTCATAAAATGGTTGAAAACGGAATTTGAGTTGTAGATAAAGAAATTAATTTTTCGGAATTAAAAAGCAGTGTATCTCTTAAAAAAAATTTAATAAAAATTGATCAATCTCATTTAACAATTGGAGATGTTATTTATTTAAACAATGGTGATGTAATACCAACTGATATTAGAATAATTTGATCAAATCAACTAATGATTGATGAATCTACACTAACGGGGGAAAGTGAAGCTTTAGTTAAGCACACTAAAAATAAAAATAAACAACTTTTAGATTTAGAAAACATTGGATTTAGTCAAACAATAATCACTAACGGAAGTTGTTTCGGAGTTGTTATTAATATTGCTGAGCAAAATTATGCCATTTCAATTTTAAAAATTGCTGAAGAAAAAAATGGAGAATCAGATTATGAAAAAGGTTTATCTAAAATAACTAAAATTTTAGTTGTTTCAATCTTATCAATGATTCCGATTATTCTTTTGGCTTCAGGATTAAGAACTGGCGCTTGAGTGCAAGCATTAATTTTTTCATTATCAATCGCAGTTTCTTTAACCCCTGAAGCATTGCCTGCTATTATTTCTTCTAATTTACAACTTGGAGCTAAAAAAATGGCTAAAAATAAAGTTGTTGTTAAAAATTTAGCTGTTGTACAAAATATGGGTAGTGTTAATGTTTTATGCACTGACAAAACAGGAACCTTAACATTGGATGAAGTAAAACTTAATGATTGTGTAGATATTAACAAAACTAGTCAAGATCAATTAAACAAATTATTATTTATAAATTCATTTTTACAACAAAATTTATCCAACAAAATTGATCAAGCTGTAGTAAAAAAATTAAGTAATATCCAAATTCCAAAAAACATAAAATTATTGTCTGAAGAACCATTTTCACATATTACAAGATGTTTATCTTTATTGGTTGATATTGAAGGCAAAAAGACACAAATTTCCAAAGGTTCTGTTGAAGAAATGTTAAAAATGATTAATTTTGTTAATGACAATGGTCAGATTGTTGACTTTAACAAATCATATTTGCTAAAAATAAACGAACAAATTGAACAGTTAACAAAACAAGGTTATAGAACTCTAATTTTAGCTTCTAAAAAAACCGACAAAATTACTCATAAGAACCTAATTTTTGAAGGAATTGTTTCATTTCAAGAAGTCATTAAACCGGGTATTAAAAAAATTATTGAAACAATCTATAAATACAATATAGATTTAAAAATTTTAACCGGAGATGCTTCGAACATAGCTACTAAAATTGCAGAATTAATAAAACTGAGAAAAATCAAAACAATTACAGGAGATTTAATTCAAAAACTTTCAAAAACTGAATTAAATGAATTAATAAACACAGTCAATATTTTCGCTAAACTTTCACCTCTAGATAAGGCAAATATAGTTAATAACCTTCAATCTAACAAAAAAGTTGTTGCTTTTTTGGGGGATGGTGTTAATGATGCAGTGGCTTTAAAAACTGCCGATGTAGGAATATCTGTTAATAATGGAACACCACTAGCTAAAGCTGCTGCTGATGTTATTTTGCTAGAAAAAGATTTAGATGTTTTAGAGAAGTCTTTTATTAAGGGAAGACAAATTTTTACGAATGCAATTAAATATATTAAAATCACTGTTGCTTGTAATTTAGGATTAATGTTAACCCTATTAATTTCGACTTTTTGATTTGGTTTTGAAGCAATGTCACCACTTCAACTATTGTTACAAAATTTAATTTATGATTTTTCTAATTTAGTATTTGTTTTTGATAAAGTAGACGATTATTCAATTAAAAAGCCCTTATCATGAAATGTTAAAACCATTATTCCATTCGCTTTTTGAAATGGTCTTGTTTCCACGTTAATTTCAATAGTAAACTTTTTGATTATTGGTTATGTTATGGGAATGTTTGGACAAATTGCTGGAGTTAATGGAGAGTTTGCAATTAAACAGTTTCAAACAATGTTTTTTTTAGAATCGTTATTTACACACATGGTATTGATCATTGTTTATAGAACCGAAAAAATATCTCTAATTCAATCAAGACCATCATGACAACTTGTGGCGGGAATGTCTTTTTTTGCAGGAATAGCATTTATGATCACTTATATTCATCAAATTTCTCATGTAATCAATTTTGAAATTCCAAGTAGCATTTGACTAGCTTATTTATTTGGAATTTTATTACTCGCATGAATAATTGGAGAAATTGCAAAAAAATCTTACATTAAAATATTTAAAAATTGATTTTAA
- the glpO gene encoding type 2 glycerol-3-phosphate oxidase — protein MKNYDICIIGGGILGAAIARELSQYDKKIVVLEANKRVAMETSAGNSGLVHGGFDPTPGKLNAKLNQLGKLRYEDWIRDMDFPYLRIDSTVVAFNKEEMKHVYMLYDRGLINGLKKSELEIIDAQELQKREPNISKEAVGALVCNSSIAIDPVELTKVLFKNAIKNGVDLMLDSKVQAIVKNGTNYEIKNNKETISAPIIINVAGHYADVISEMAGYPEFKLVARRGEYRILEKTEEGIVNSVVFMVPTIHGKGVIVAPMLDGHVMVGPTAEENIAKDDTRLITKAKFDSIGSIGKKLIPNLRIEKTCMVYSGSRPIEPTTNDFWIKPVVKDPNFINVAGTKSPAIASAPAIADYVIYLIKKNNKLKFKKNWNPKQESELPII, from the coding sequence ATGAAAAATTATGATATTTGTATAATCGGAGGAGGTATTCTTGGAGCAGCTATTGCTAGAGAACTTTCTCAATATGATAAAAAAATAGTCGTTTTAGAAGCGAACAAAAGAGTTGCTATGGAAACTAGTGCCGGTAATTCTGGATTAGTGCATGGTGGTTTTGATCCAACGCCAGGAAAATTGAATGCCAAACTTAATCAATTGGGAAAACTTCGTTATGAAGATTGAATTAGAGATATGGATTTTCCATATCTAAGAATTGATTCAACGGTGGTTGCATTTAATAAAGAAGAAATGAAACATGTTTATATGTTGTATGATCGTGGTTTAATTAATGGTTTAAAAAAATCTGAATTAGAAATTATTGATGCTCAGGAATTGCAAAAAAGAGAACCAAACATTTCTAAAGAAGCGGTTGGAGCTTTAGTGTGTAATTCTTCAATTGCAATTGACCCGGTAGAATTAACTAAAGTTTTGTTTAAAAATGCTATTAAAAACGGTGTTGATTTGATGCTTGATTCCAAAGTTCAAGCCATTGTTAAAAACGGAACTAATTATGAAATCAAAAACAATAAAGAAACAATTTCTGCTCCAATTATCATTAATGTTGCAGGACACTATGCAGATGTAATTTCTGAAATGGCAGGGTATCCAGAATTTAAACTAGTTGCTCGTCGTGGTGAATATCGGATTTTAGAAAAAACAGAAGAAGGAATTGTGAATTCGGTTGTTTTTATGGTTCCAACTATTCACGGAAAAGGTGTTATTGTTGCCCCAATGTTAGATGGTCATGTTATGGTAGGACCAACAGCTGAAGAAAATATTGCTAAAGATGATACTCGTTTAATCACCAAAGCTAAATTTGATTCAATCGGAAGTATTGGTAAAAAGCTAATTCCTAATTTGCGAATCGAAAAAACTTGTATGGTTTATTCTGGTTCAAGACCAATTGAACCAACCACAAATGATTTTTGAATAAAACCAGTTGTAAAAGATCCTAATTTCATTAATGTGGCAGGAACAAAATCACCAGCAATTGCTTCAGCTCCTGCGATCGCAGACTATGTGATTTATTTAATTAAAAAGAATAACAAATTAAAATTTAAAAAAAATTGAAACCCAAAACAAGAAAGTGAGTTACCAATTATATAA
- a CDS encoding TatD family hydrolase, producing the protein MAGIYDIHCHLNDGVYLEQNISSAEIVSEAAKAGVTIINSVGYDLKSSKLSVLQAAKNSNVYAVIGIHPTQAALYTDVVYDQLEDLANANKVVAIGETGLDYSRGSQYIIQQKDAFYKQIELAKKFDLPLMIHIKDNPGEFNAYNDVLNILKSKKVKKAVIHAFEGNWSIAQQFIKLGYYISLNGLVTRNKELQEVAKNISLNDLMIESDAPYHAPHPYERAINHPKYLPLVVEKIAAIRGMNADDLISATRKNSRDFFL; encoded by the coding sequence GTGGCAGGAATATACGATATACATTGTCATTTGAACGATGGTGTTTACTTGGAACAAAATATTAGTTCAGCAGAAATTGTTAGTGAAGCCGCAAAAGCGGGTGTAACTATTATTAACTCTGTTGGTTATGACTTAAAATCATCAAAATTGTCTGTATTACAAGCAGCAAAAAATTCTAATGTTTATGCTGTGATTGGGATTCATCCAACACAAGCAGCATTGTACACAGATGTTGTATACGATCAATTAGAAGATCTAGCTAATGCTAATAAAGTTGTCGCAATTGGTGAAACAGGATTGGACTATTCAAGAGGTAGTCAATATATAATTCAACAAAAAGATGCTTTTTACAAACAAATCGAATTAGCTAAAAAATTTGATTTACCATTAATGATTCACATTAAGGACAACCCTGGAGAATTTAACGCGTATAATGATGTCTTAAATATCCTTAAATCTAAAAAAGTTAAGAAAGCTGTAATTCACGCTTTTGAAGGAAATTGATCAATAGCTCAACAATTTATCAAGTTAGGTTATTATATTTCACTTAATGGACTAGTGACAAGAAATAAAGAATTACAAGAAGTTGCTAAAAATATTTCTTTAAATGATTTAATGATTGAATCTGATGCGCCTTATCATGCTCCACATCCATATGAAAGAGCAATTAATCATCCAAAATATTTACCATTAGTTGTTGAAAAAATAGCAGCGATTAGAGGAATGAATGCTGATGATTTAATTTCTGCAACAAGAAAAAATTCAAGAGACTTTTTCTTATAA